From the genome of Candidatus Hadarchaeales archaeon, one region includes:
- a CDS encoding translation initiation factor produces the protein MPEICKICGLPKDLCVCREISREQQRIQVYSVKRKFGKVVTIVEGVSQESMKDIAKTLKSRLACGGTVKNNHVELQGDHREKVKEILVELGFSSEMIDLK, from the coding sequence CTGCCTGAGATCTGCAAGATCTGTGGTCTTCCGAAGGATCTCTGTGTTTGTCGGGAAATTTCTCGCGAGCAACAGAGAATTCAGGTATATTCTGTCAAAAGAAAGTTTGGTAAAGTCGTTACGATTGTTGAAGGAGTAAGTCAAGAATCCATGAAGGATATTGCAAAGACTTTAAAGTCTAGATTGGCTTGTGGAGGAACGGTTAAGAACAACCACGTAGAATTGCAGGGAGATCACAGGGAGAAAGTGAAGGAAATCCTTGTGGAACTTGGTTTTTCGTCTGAAATGATTGATTTGAAGTGA
- the rpmC gene encoding 50S ribosomal protein L29, with amino-acid sequence MKEKLRELRAELARARAVVKAGGTLENPMKIRQIKRDIARILTIAREKRQGRGIKTA; translated from the coding sequence ATGAAGGAGAAACTTAGAGAGCTTAGAGCTGAACTTGCAAGAGCCAGGGCAGTTGTCAAGGCTGGTGGTACTCTTGAGAATCCTATGAAAATCAGACAGATAAAGCGCGATATTGCAAGAATATTGACAATCGCAAGGGAGAAGCGACAAGGGAGGGGGATCAAAACTGCCTGA